Proteins found in one Pseudomonas sp. P8_241 genomic segment:
- the quiC gene encoding 3-dehydroshikimate dehydratase QuiC — MQRSIATVSLSGTLPEKLEAIAAAGFDGVEIFENDLLYYDGSPREIKQMCADLGIAITLFQPFRDFEGCRRDRLARNLERAERKFDLMQELGTDLVLVCSNASADSMGDEQILVDDLRLLAEHAGARGLRIGYEALAWGRHVNTWQQVWNIVRQADHPNLGVLLDSFHTLSLKGDPSAIADIPGDKIFFVQMADAPILAMDVLEWSRHFRCFPGQGEFDLPGFLAPIIKSGYTGPLSLEIFNDGFRAAPPRANAADGLRSLLYLEEKTRERLAMEAQPASNSEILFETPKASEYNGIEFLEFAVDESLGAKLSHWLERLGFAKAGQHRSKSVSLFRQGDINLILNSEPYSFAHSFFEAHGPSLCATAVRVKDSSSALARAVAYKGQPYRGLVGPNELELAAVRAPDGSLIYLVDQDADVYGTDFNLSPQALVSGGLKRIDHMAMALPADSLDSWVLFYKSLLDFEADDEVVLPDPYGLVKSRALRSRDSSIRLPLNISENRNTAISHALSSYRGSGVHHIAFDCDDIFAQVSRAKEAGVPLLDIPLNYYDDLAARFDFDDEFLSELAYYNVLYDRDAQGGELFHVYTEPFEGRFFFEIIQRKNGYAGYGAANVAVRLAAMAKSRSGAVRQAKL, encoded by the coding sequence ATGCAGCGTTCCATTGCCACCGTGTCCTTGAGCGGTACCCTGCCGGAAAAACTCGAAGCCATTGCCGCCGCCGGTTTCGACGGCGTCGAAATTTTCGAGAACGACCTTCTCTACTACGACGGCAGCCCTCGGGAAATTAAACAGATGTGCGCCGATCTCGGGATCGCCATCACCCTGTTTCAACCGTTCCGCGATTTCGAGGGTTGCCGCCGTGATCGATTGGCACGCAACCTGGAACGGGCCGAACGCAAGTTCGACCTGATGCAGGAACTAGGCACTGACTTGGTGTTGGTGTGCAGTAACGCCTCGGCCGACTCCATGGGTGATGAACAGATTTTAGTCGACGATTTGCGTTTGCTGGCCGAGCACGCTGGTGCCCGTGGGCTGCGCATCGGTTACGAAGCGCTCGCCTGGGGGCGGCATGTGAACACTTGGCAGCAAGTGTGGAACATCGTGCGCCAGGCCGATCATCCCAACCTCGGCGTGCTGCTCGACAGCTTCCACACGCTGTCGCTCAAGGGGGATCCGAGTGCCATCGCCGATATTCCCGGCGACAAGATCTTCTTCGTGCAAATGGCCGACGCGCCGATTCTGGCCATGGATGTACTGGAGTGGAGCCGACATTTCCGCTGCTTCCCGGGCCAGGGTGAATTCGATCTGCCAGGCTTTCTCGCACCGATCATCAAGAGTGGCTACACCGGGCCGCTATCGCTGGAAATCTTCAACGACGGCTTCCGCGCCGCGCCACCTCGGGCCAACGCCGCCGATGGATTGCGTTCGTTGCTGTATCTGGAAGAAAAAACCCGCGAACGCCTGGCCATGGAAGCCCAGCCTGCGAGCAACAGCGAAATTCTCTTTGAAACGCCCAAGGCCAGCGAATACAACGGTATCGAGTTTCTCGAATTCGCAGTGGACGAAAGTCTCGGCGCCAAGCTTTCCCATTGGCTGGAACGCTTGGGGTTCGCCAAAGCCGGGCAACATCGTTCCAAAAGCGTCAGCCTGTTTCGCCAAGGCGATATCAACCTGATCCTCAACTCTGAACCGTACTCGTTTGCGCACAGTTTCTTCGAGGCTCACGGTCCTTCGCTGTGTGCTACCGCCGTACGGGTCAAGGACAGCAGCAGTGCGCTGGCTCGGGCCGTGGCTTACAAAGGTCAGCCGTATCGCGGGCTGGTCGGCCCCAATGAACTGGAGCTCGCCGCCGTGCGCGCACCCGATGGCAGCCTGATTTACCTGGTGGATCAGGATGCCGATGTCTATGGCACCGACTTCAACCTGTCCCCGCAAGCGCTGGTCAGCGGAGGGCTCAAGCGCATCGATCACATGGCCATGGCATTGCCCGCCGACAGCCTCGACAGCTGGGTGCTGTTTTACAAGAGCCTGCTGGATTTCGAGGCCGATGACGAAGTGGTGTTGCCCGATCCCTATGGTCTGGTGAAGAGTCGGGCACTGCGCAGCCGGGACAGTTCGATCCGCCTGCCGCTGAACATTTCCGAGAACCGCAACACTGCGATCTCACACGCGCTGTCGAGTTATCGCGGCTCCGGGGTGCATCACATTGCGTTTGATTGTGACGATATCTTTGCCCAGGTCAGCCGGGCGAAAGAGGCGGGTGTGCCGCTGCTGGACATCCCGCTAAATTATTACGATGACCTGGCGGCGCGCTTCGATTTCGACGATGAGTTCCTCAGCGAACTGGCGTACTACAACGTGCTGTACGACCGCGATGCCCAGGGCGGCGAGCTGTTCCACGTGTACACCGAGCCGTTCGAAGGGCGGTTCTTCTTCGAGATCATCCAGCGCAAGAATGGTTACGCCGGCTACGGTGCGGCCAACGTAGCCGTGCGTTTGGCGGCCATGGCCAAATCCCGAAGCGGCGCCGTACGTCAG